A genomic segment from Gemmatimonadota bacterium encodes:
- a CDS encoding mandelate racemase/muconate lactonizing enzyme family protein, whose translation MTPSIAALDEAAEKPVLVLDGLDEPVVIESIQLLKDAREYYVHVRSRDGAEGLAFTNGRAQYVYPILNELVIPYFIGKDARDLENHLWGVYRHSSNYKLQGLAFWCCVAWVEMALLDLLGRIAQKSIPELLGGVVREWVPFYVASGRRDSTPEEEVVYLQNLIDETGAPAVKFRIGGRMSKNADAMLGRTPNLIALSRKVLGDAIDIHADSNSSYDPPQAIEVGRMLEDIGAVYFEEPCPFDHLEDTKVVADALDIPVSGGEQEFSDRRFRWMIANRGVDIVQPDLHYYGGLIRSTRVARMAALARMPTTVHISGGFGFIYMLHFAACTPDIGRYQEYKRGIEKYCEWFDPALEIRDGQMSVPRGPGCGIVDIQGIIDGADRL comes from the coding sequence ATGACACCGAGTATTGCGGCACTGGATGAGGCGGCTGAAAAACCCGTTCTGGTTCTGGATGGGCTGGATGAGCCGGTTGTGATCGAATCTATTCAGTTGCTCAAAGATGCGCGAGAGTATTACGTGCATGTGCGTTCGAGAGATGGTGCGGAGGGTCTGGCATTTACAAATGGGCGGGCACAATACGTGTATCCGATTCTCAACGAGTTGGTAATTCCCTATTTTATCGGGAAAGATGCCCGCGATCTCGAAAACCATCTGTGGGGCGTGTACCGCCACAGCAGCAATTACAAATTGCAGGGGTTGGCTTTCTGGTGCTGCGTGGCGTGGGTTGAGATGGCGCTGTTGGATTTGCTCGGTCGAATTGCACAAAAATCCATTCCCGAACTCCTGGGCGGCGTTGTGCGCGAGTGGGTTCCCTTTTATGTTGCGAGCGGACGCAGGGATAGCACACCGGAAGAAGAGGTGGTTTATTTGCAGAATCTGATCGACGAGACGGGTGCGCCAGCCGTGAAGTTTAGAATTGGTGGACGCATGAGCAAAAACGCAGATGCCATGCTCGGGCGAACACCAAATTTGATCGCGTTATCTCGCAAGGTGCTCGGTGATGCGATTGATATTCACGCGGATTCCAATAGTTCTTACGATCCGCCGCAGGCTATTGAAGTGGGACGTATGCTCGAAGATATTGGAGCGGTTTATTTTGAAGAACCCTGTCCGTTTGATCACCTCGAAGATACGAAGGTCGTTGCCGATGCGCTGGACATTCCCGTTTCTGGAGGCGAACAGGAGTTCAGCGACAGGCGGTTTCGATGGATGATTGCCAATCGCGGTGTGGATATTGTACAGCCCGACCTGCATTATTACGGGGGACTTATTCGCTCGACGCGCGTTGCGCGAATGGCCGCTCTGGCCAGGATGCCGACGACCGTACATATTTCCGGTGGTTTTGGGTTTATCTATATGCTTCACTTTGCCGCCTGTACACCGGATATTGGTCGATATCAGGAATACAAAAGGGGGATTGAGAAATACTGCGAGTGGTTTGATCCTGCGCTCGAGATCCGAGATGGGCAGATGAGTGTACCCAGGGGACCAGGGTGTGGGATTGTGGATATTCAGGGAATTATTGACGGTGCGGATCGCTTATAG
- a CDS encoding fused MFS/spermidine synthase, with amino-acid sequence MDANRKFLPFLIILFVGSGCAALIYEIVWFQMLQLIIGSSAISLGILLGTFMGGMCAGSVMLSRIISTRYHPLKVYALLELGIGVIGLILLFVLPMIGTIYIGVATYGLWGHFLRGIVCAICLFFPTVLMGATLPAMARWTESTPRGVSWLGFFYGGNIAGAVCGCLFAGFYLLRLYDVVTATYVAVALNLAVAFVGYGLAKWAEYDASMGKTTTRSLWMIEAWRVYVTIAISGACALGAQVIWTRLLSLMMGATVYAFSIILGVFLIGLGVGSSVGAYFARTKVNPKIALGWCQLLLVGAVAWAAYALSQLLPYWTSGGITTVRFQLDLLRCFVAIFPATVLWGGSFPLALAAARSQGGDPGALAGSVYAANTAGAIVGALGFSVVLIALLGTQIAQQVLLILSAFGAVLMFGRSLWQVRDGDRTVRSDRWVGVVVGVIFLVWSIQGPPPSLIAYGRSLLDWGEDATYIYADEGMNASVAVSELDNGVRNFHVSGKIVASSEPQDMRLQRMLGHLSALMHREPRSVLVVGCGAGVTAGIYVLYPSIERIVICEIEPLIPPAAEVYFGPENYGVLKDPRVEVVIDDARHYLLATDEKFDIITSDPIHPWVKGAGALYSKEYFELCKERLNPGGVITQWVPLYESRLDAVKSEIATFFEVFPHGTIWGNQDDGEGYDVVLLGQEGALSVDVDALQTRLDREDYTEVWYSLNDVSLGSAVALLSTYAGRARDLDEWLADAQINLDRNMRLQYLAGLGLNNYEADAIYTALLEHARYPDNFFIATEAMENALKAQLDRQHTGR; translated from the coding sequence ATGGACGCAAATCGAAAGTTTTTGCCTTTTCTAATTATCCTCTTTGTAGGAAGTGGATGCGCCGCGCTCATTTATGAAATTGTCTGGTTTCAGATGTTGCAACTGATTATCGGGTCTTCGGCAATTTCTCTCGGCATATTGCTGGGTACGTTTATGGGCGGGATGTGCGCTGGTAGTGTGATGCTTTCGCGCATTATTTCAACGCGCTACCATCCGTTAAAGGTCTATGCGCTTTTGGAATTGGGCATTGGTGTCATAGGCCTGATTTTGCTTTTCGTTCTGCCCATGATTGGCACGATTTATATCGGTGTGGCAACCTATGGATTGTGGGGACATTTCCTGCGGGGGATTGTCTGTGCAATCTGTCTTTTTTTTCCTACGGTGTTGATGGGTGCGACCCTGCCTGCGATGGCGCGGTGGACAGAATCAACGCCTCGCGGTGTTTCGTGGCTCGGTTTTTTTTACGGGGGAAATATTGCCGGTGCTGTTTGCGGGTGTTTGTTCGCGGGTTTTTATCTGCTGCGCCTGTACGATGTGGTTACGGCGACTTATGTGGCGGTCGCGCTCAATTTAGCCGTGGCATTTGTCGGGTATGGGTTGGCAAAATGGGCTGAATACGATGCGTCAATGGGAAAGACGACCACGCGCAGTTTGTGGATGATAGAGGCCTGGCGAGTTTATGTGACGATTGCAATTTCCGGCGCGTGCGCGCTGGGTGCTCAGGTAATTTGGACGCGGTTGCTGTCGCTTATGATGGGGGCGACTGTTTACGCTTTTTCGATTATTCTCGGGGTTTTTCTAATCGGGTTGGGAGTGGGTAGCAGTGTGGGGGCGTATTTTGCACGCACAAAAGTAAATCCCAAAATTGCTCTTGGATGGTGCCAGCTTCTTCTGGTTGGCGCGGTTGCCTGGGCGGCTTACGCGCTTTCTCAGTTGCTTCCCTACTGGACATCGGGAGGAATAACCACAGTGCGTTTTCAACTGGATTTGTTGCGTTGCTTTGTGGCTATTTTTCCCGCGACTGTGTTGTGGGGGGGGAGTTTTCCGCTTGCTCTCGCTGCGGCGCGTTCGCAGGGTGGCGACCCTGGCGCATTGGCCGGTAGTGTGTATGCGGCCAATACGGCAGGTGCAATTGTGGGGGCGCTGGGTTTTAGTGTGGTTTTGATCGCGCTTTTGGGGACGCAGATAGCGCAACAGGTGTTACTCATCCTTTCTGCATTTGGGGCCGTTTTGATGTTCGGGCGCAGTTTGTGGCAGGTGAGAGATGGGGATAGAACGGTCAGGTCAGATCGGTGGGTCGGCGTTGTGGTGGGGGTTATTTTTCTGGTGTGGAGTATACAGGGACCGCCGCCGTCGCTGATTGCTTATGGTCGTTCGCTCCTCGATTGGGGAGAGGACGCGACATATATTTACGCGGATGAAGGGATGAATGCATCGGTTGCAGTGTCGGAACTGGATAATGGCGTGCGGAATTTTCACGTTAGTGGAAAAATCGTGGCTTCCAGCGAGCCACAGGATATGCGTTTGCAGCGCATGTTGGGGCATCTTTCAGCATTGATGCACAGGGAACCGCGTTCTGTGCTCGTGGTTGGGTGTGGTGCGGGGGTGACGGCCGGGATTTATGTTTTATATCCGAGTATTGAACGCATTGTGATCTGCGAAATTGAGCCGCTGATTCCACCTGCGGCTGAGGTGTATTTTGGCCCAGAGAACTACGGTGTATTAAAAGATCCCCGCGTGGAAGTTGTGATTGACGATGCGCGACATTATCTGCTGGCAACAGATGAGAAATTCGATATCATTACTTCTGATCCGATTCACCCCTGGGTTAAGGGTGCTGGCGCGCTGTATTCGAAAGAGTATTTTGAGTTGTGCAAAGAGCGTTTGAATCCCGGAGGTGTTATTACGCAATGGGTTCCACTTTACGAGTCGCGGTTAGATGCGGTGAAGAGCGAGATAGCGACTTTTTTTGAGGTGTTTCCGCACGGGACAATTTGGGGCAATCAAGATGATGGCGAAGGGTATGATGTTGTGCTGTTGGGACAAGAGGGAGCACTATCCGTCGATGTCGATGCTTTGCAGACGCGTTTGGACCGCGAGGATTACACGGAGGTGTGGTACTCGCTGAATGATGTGTCTTTGGGATCAGCTGTCGCACTGCTTTCTACGTATGCCGGGCGCGCACGCGATCTCGACGAATGGCTCGCAGATGCGCAGATCAATCTGGATCGCAATATGCGGCTCCAGTATTTGGCCGGGTTGGGTTTGAATAACTATGAGGCAGATGCGATTTATACGGCACTTTTGGAACATGCGCGTTATCCCGATAATTTTTTTATTGCGACCGAAGCGATGGAAAACGCATTGAAGGCGCAACTTGATCGGCAGCATACGGGTAGATGA
- a CDS encoding MFS transporter — translation MEMAQHGGPPLRDVVAARRSQRETRRNSWLLVINGGMVMMAYTFISSDLVMPAFVQTLTTSSILVGMAGALMRMGWAWPQVFISRVIEPKPRKMPLLIWAGMARSVMWILVGVMTIFLGESDPAIFLSLFMVFYAMGTSLMGVMSVPWMDLMGKAIPASDRAKVFALRRFSGGVMSMVAGILISYILSVQSGLAFPNNYAVLFMLSGLGTTLAVLTFGRIREPIEKRTRAQLSLKNYLLSGLSLMKEDVNFRRLCMVQFLWGFSMMGGPFYMPYAISGLGIGAVYIGFYVTAMQFSSVFSNVAWAWVGRYKGNQALFLYGTFLLALSSLIPICIVYVPNHPIWIWGKEVDFRVVVYAFTFIFAGAAQSGMYSGRMTYVLDIAPADRRPTYTSFMNMFMFPQGLLPMLAGLLVAWISYQNLFRISLLFIPFAAITAYRLKPVIHREE, via the coding sequence ATGGAAATGGCACAGCATGGGGGACCGCCGCTACGCGATGTGGTAGCGGCGAGGCGCTCGCAAAGGGAGACGCGCCGAAATAGCTGGTTGCTGGTGATCAATGGCGGCATGGTGATGATGGCGTACACGTTTATTAGCTCAGACCTGGTGATGCCGGCTTTTGTACAAACGCTGACCACATCCAGCATTCTGGTTGGGATGGCCGGCGCGCTCATGAGAATGGGGTGGGCCTGGCCGCAGGTTTTTATTTCCCGGGTTATCGAACCCAAACCCCGAAAGATGCCCTTGTTGATCTGGGCGGGTATGGCTCGAAGTGTGATGTGGATTTTGGTGGGTGTGATGACCATTTTTTTGGGCGAGTCGGATCCCGCAATTTTTTTGTCTTTGTTTATGGTGTTTTACGCGATGGGAACGTCGCTGATGGGTGTGATGAGTGTGCCGTGGATGGATTTGATGGGCAAGGCAATTCCCGCGTCGGATCGGGCAAAGGTTTTTGCTCTGCGCCGATTTTCAGGTGGTGTGATGTCGATGGTTGCGGGCATTTTGATTTCGTATATCCTGAGCGTGCAAAGCGGTCTCGCGTTTCCGAATAATTACGCGGTATTGTTTATGCTCTCTGGTTTGGGCACTACGCTGGCAGTGCTGACATTCGGCAGGATCCGCGAACCCATTGAAAAGCGCACGCGCGCGCAGCTTTCCCTGAAAAATTATTTGCTCAGTGGCCTGAGTCTGATGAAAGAGGATGTGAATTTCAGGCGTTTGTGCATGGTGCAATTTTTGTGGGGCTTTAGCATGATGGGTGGGCCGTTTTACATGCCTTACGCGATTTCTGGTCTGGGCATTGGAGCGGTTTATATTGGATTTTATGTGACTGCTATGCAATTTAGTTCGGTTTTTTCAAATGTCGCGTGGGCCTGGGTTGGGCGTTACAAGGGCAATCAGGCGTTGTTTTTGTATGGCACCTTCTTGCTCGCGCTGTCCAGTCTGATTCCAATATGTATTGTGTATGTACCCAATCATCCCATCTGGATCTGGGGTAAAGAGGTGGATTTTAGGGTCGTGGTATATGCGTTTACATTCATTTTTGCTGGCGCAGCCCAAAGCGGCATGTATTCGGGACGCATGACGTATGTCCTCGATATTGCGCCTGCTGACCGGCGGCCTACTTATACCAGCTTTATGAATATGTTTATGTTTCCACAGGGGTTATTGCCCATGCTGGCCGGATTGCTGGTCGCGTGGATTTCCTATCAGAATTTGTTTCGCATTTCCCTGTTATTTATCCCATTTGCTGCAATAACCGCCTATCGGTTAAAACCCGTTATTCACCGCGAGGAGTGA
- a CDS encoding Gfo/Idh/MocA family oxidoreductase, with translation MVKVRVGIIGIGGRGGGHAKYFAEGDIPHGELTAVCDVDPNRIQWARDNLGENVRTFDNGDELITSGAVDAIIVATPHYDHPTFAIKGFENDLHVLIEKPAGVYTRQVYEMNEAAEKSGKVFALMFNQRTRPHHQKLRELVASGELGDIQRTNYIVTNWFRAQSYYDKGEWRATWSGEGGGVLMNQCPHNLDLWQWICGMPSRVRAFISYGKYHDIEVDDDVTAYVEYDSGATGVFITTTGEFPGSNRLEIATDRGKVVMENNNIVWWRSNVSLSEFSRGYTGGFGKPRSEKLDIPLGEDGGAHRGIINNWCDAILNGSPLLAPGVEGIHGVELSNAMLLSSWLNDWVDIPVDRDLYFEKLQEKIQNSQQET, from the coding sequence ATGGTAAAGGTGAGAGTTGGCATTATTGGCATTGGCGGCAGAGGGGGAGGTCACGCGAAGTATTTTGCGGAGGGGGATATTCCGCATGGTGAATTGACAGCGGTGTGCGATGTCGATCCGAATAGGATTCAGTGGGCACGCGACAACCTCGGAGAAAACGTGCGGACATTCGACAATGGCGATGAGCTGATCACGTCGGGAGCTGTTGATGCGATTATTGTGGCGACGCCGCATTACGATCATCCGACATTTGCGATAAAGGGATTTGAGAACGATTTACATGTTCTGATAGAGAAACCCGCAGGCGTATATACCAGACAAGTCTATGAGATGAATGAGGCGGCTGAAAAAAGTGGCAAAGTGTTTGCCCTGATGTTCAATCAGCGAACCCGCCCACACCATCAAAAATTGCGAGAATTGGTGGCTTCTGGCGAATTGGGAGATATTCAGCGCACGAATTATATCGTCACAAACTGGTTTCGCGCTCAAAGTTATTACGATAAGGGCGAATGGCGCGCGACCTGGTCGGGCGAGGGGGGCGGTGTGTTGATGAATCAGTGCCCGCATAATTTGGATCTGTGGCAGTGGATCTGCGGGATGCCTTCGCGCGTGCGCGCTTTTATCAGCTATGGCAAATATCACGATATTGAGGTGGATGACGATGTCACTGCGTATGTGGAATACGACAGCGGTGCGACGGGCGTGTTCATCACCACGACCGGGGAGTTTCCCGGAAGCAATCGCCTGGAGATAGCGACGGATCGCGGCAAGGTGGTTATGGAAAACAACAACATTGTGTGGTGGCGGTCAAATGTTTCTCTGAGTGAATTCTCTCGGGGATATACGGGCGGCTTTGGCAAACCCAGGTCGGAAAAACTCGATATACCTCTCGGCGAAGACGGGGGGGCGCACCGCGGCATAATTAACAACTGGTGTGACGCCATATTGAACGGCAGTCCACTGCTCGCGCCCGGGGTTGAAGGCATTCACGGGGTTGAATTGTCGAATGCGATGCTTTTGTCTTCATGGCTGAATGATTGGGTCGATATTCCCGTTGATCGAGATCTGTATTTTGAAAAATTGCAAGAGAAAATTCAAAATTCGCAGCAGGAGACTTGA